In one Echinicola marina genomic region, the following are encoded:
- a CDS encoding META domain-containing protein, translating into MKFLNVLFLICLLSLTFFSCSGPTDIGAHDWKVRSIKGAPATREQLADMTLKFGEDKKVSGSSICNDFKGQAVYNEEKVKFSTLYADSKPCDERFIEQAYLTSLEMSKKYSQTANRLVFYDDKGNITVELEKIN; encoded by the coding sequence ATGAAGTTCCTTAATGTTCTATTCTTAATCTGCTTGCTATCCTTAACATTTTTTTCTTGTAGTGGTCCTACTGATATTGGAGCCCATGACTGGAAAGTAAGATCTATCAAAGGAGCCCCAGCCACCCGAGAACAACTTGCGGATATGACCCTAAAATTCGGAGAAGACAAAAAGGTATCAGGCTCGTCAATCTGCAATGATTTTAAAGGACAAGCTGTCTATAATGAGGAAAAGGTAAAATTCTCAACACTGTATGCAGACAGCAAGCCTTGCGATGAAAGATTTATAGAACAAGCTTACTTAACATCCCTAGAAATGAGCAAAAAATACAGTCAAACTGCCAATAGACTGGTCTTTTATGATGATAAAGGGAATATTACTGTAGAGTTAGAAAAAATCAACTAA
- the alr gene encoding alanine racemase: MPHTSHLEISKSAYRRNIKFLQNQLGTETVISSVVKGNAYGHGIENIIPIAESVGIRHFSTFSTDEAQRVFASSQKNSTIMIMGMIENKDLEWAIKNNVEFFVFEFDRLLASIKTAKRLKIRAKIHIEVETGFHRTGFEWKEKEILAEMLVENQAFLELSGLCTHYAGAESIANYVRVQNQIKKYHEFKKWFLSKGIKFETHHTACSAASLSYPETIMDMVRIGIAQYGFWPSQETYMSKFKQLAVNRKNPLKRLITWKSKIMSLKRVEIGDFIGYGNTYMAPRNMLVAMVPVGYGHGFSRMLSNLGKVLICGKIVSVVGTVTMNSICVDVTDLKEVKKGDEVVIIGKQKSNEITVASFSESSQQVNYELLTRLPQDIPRKIVY; this comes from the coding sequence ATGCCACATACTTCCCATTTGGAAATCAGTAAATCAGCCTACCGAAGAAACATTAAGTTCCTTCAAAATCAACTGGGTACTGAAACCGTCATCTCTTCTGTAGTGAAAGGCAATGCCTACGGCCATGGTATTGAAAACATTATCCCTATCGCTGAATCTGTTGGCATAAGGCATTTTAGCACTTTTAGCACGGATGAAGCACAGCGAGTATTTGCTTCCTCCCAAAAAAACAGTACCATCATGATCATGGGCATGATTGAAAACAAAGACTTGGAATGGGCCATCAAAAACAATGTGGAATTTTTTGTGTTTGAGTTTGACAGGTTATTGGCAAGCATCAAAACGGCCAAAAGACTAAAGATACGGGCAAAAATCCATATAGAAGTAGAAACCGGCTTTCACAGAACTGGTTTTGAATGGAAGGAAAAGGAAATTTTGGCAGAAATGCTAGTAGAAAACCAAGCTTTCCTAGAGCTCTCTGGACTATGCACCCATTACGCAGGAGCAGAAAGTATTGCCAATTATGTACGCGTGCAAAACCAAATCAAAAAATACCATGAATTCAAAAAATGGTTTCTCAGTAAGGGAATTAAATTCGAAACCCATCACACCGCCTGCTCAGCGGCCAGCTTAAGCTATCCAGAGACCATCATGGACATGGTAAGAATAGGCATCGCCCAATATGGCTTTTGGCCCAGCCAAGAAACCTATATGAGCAAATTCAAACAACTGGCGGTCAACAGGAAAAATCCGCTTAAGCGCCTGATCACTTGGAAAAGCAAGATCATGAGCTTAAAAAGGGTAGAAATAGGTGATTTCATCGGCTACGGTAACACCTATATGGCTCCCAGAAACATGTTAGTCGCCATGGTTCCTGTAGGTTATGGCCATGGTTTTAGCCGAATGCTTTCCAATCTGGGCAAGGTCTTGATCTGCGGAAAAATCGTCTCTGTGGTTGGCACTGTTACTATGAACTCTATATGTGTCGACGTGACAGACCTTAAAGAAGTCAAGAAAGGCGATGAAGTAGTGATTATTGGTAAGCAAAAAAGCAATGAAATAACCGTGGCCTCCTTCAGTGAATCCAGCCAACAAGTCAACTATGAACTTTTGACACGCTTGCCTCAAGACATCCCCAGAAAAATTGTCTATTGA